In one Shewanella loihica PV-4 genomic region, the following are encoded:
- a CDS encoding YchE family NAAT transporter — protein sequence MDLTLYVKFFLGLVAIINPIGLLPVFVSLTSHQTEAERNHTGKVANFAVVVILLVTIIAGQHILNMFSISLSAFRIAGGTLIAIIAMSMLQGKLGEVKRNQEEDREASGMESVAVVPLALPLMAGPGAISSVIVSAAQHNTFSDLIGMSITVVIFGLTSFTLFRMAPVIFKLLGKTGINVITRLMGLLMLSIGIEVMAAGFKGLFPSLIGS from the coding sequence TTGGATTTAACACTTTATGTTAAATTTTTTCTTGGCTTGGTAGCGATAATCAACCCCATAGGTTTGCTGCCCGTGTTTGTGAGTCTGACCAGTCACCAGACAGAAGCGGAGCGTAACCATACGGGTAAGGTTGCCAACTTTGCCGTGGTGGTGATCCTGCTTGTGACCATCATCGCCGGCCAGCATATCCTCAACATGTTTAGTATCTCGCTGTCGGCGTTCAGAATTGCCGGCGGAACCCTGATCGCCATCATCGCCATGTCCATGCTGCAAGGTAAGCTGGGCGAGGTGAAGCGTAACCAGGAAGAAGACAGGGAGGCGTCGGGCATGGAGTCGGTTGCCGTAGTGCCTCTGGCTTTGCCGCTGATGGCCGGCCCTGGCGCCATCAGCTCGGTGATCGTTTCGGCGGCGCAGCACAACACCTTTAGCGACCTTATTGGCATGTCGATCACTGTGGTGATCTTCGGCCTCACCAGCTTCACCCTGTTTCGTATGGCGCCGGTGATCTTCAAGTTGCTGGGTAAGACGGGCATTAACGTGATCACCCGTCTCATGGGTCTGCTGATGCTCTCTATCGGTATCGAGGTGATGGCGGCCGGTTTCAAGGGCCTGTTCCCTAGCCTGATCGGCAGTTAG
- a CDS encoding anti-phage deoxyguanosine triphosphatase, with product MTSAIWHERRLGEEKLRRNDHRSPYQRDRARILHSAAFRRLQAKTQVLGVGMNDFYRTRLTHSLEVSQIGTGICAQLKQKYPDLHHLLDSMSLIESLCLAHDIGHPPFGHGGEVALNYMMRSDGGFEGNGQTFRILTALEPYTQHFGMNLTRRTLLGILKYPASHNELYQSQPRPEVDSYRQLKPSQWRPVKGIFFEDKPVLDWVLEPLSTQDRERFVSAEPGERDQHRRTRYKSLDCSIMELADDTAYAIHDLEDAIVMGIVTQAMWQQDVSSLLAGSDDEWIAKEFATIGDKLFALENHLRKDAIGTLVNGFVTAILIDENPNFIEPLLRYNARLEPPFAEALHVLKQFVYKRVIRKPEIQMLEYKGQQIVMELFEAFASDPERLLPLNTQERWQQMAQQEGNCNRVIADYISGMTDEFAARLHQHLFSAKAGSLIDLQ from the coding sequence ATGACATCAGCCATCTGGCATGAGAGACGCTTGGGCGAAGAGAAACTCAGGCGCAACGACCACCGCAGCCCCTATCAGCGCGATCGCGCCCGCATTCTACACTCGGCCGCCTTCAGACGTTTGCAGGCCAAGACTCAGGTGCTGGGTGTCGGCATGAACGACTTCTATCGCACCCGCCTCACCCACTCGCTGGAGGTATCGCAGATAGGCACAGGGATCTGCGCCCAGCTCAAACAGAAATACCCAGATCTGCATCATCTGCTCGACTCCATGAGCCTGATAGAATCCCTCTGTCTGGCCCACGACATAGGCCATCCTCCCTTTGGTCACGGCGGTGAGGTCGCGCTCAACTATATGATGCGCAGCGATGGCGGCTTCGAGGGCAACGGACAGACATTCAGGATCCTCACCGCGCTCGAGCCTTATACCCAGCACTTTGGCATGAACCTCACCCGGCGTACCTTGCTGGGGATCCTTAAATATCCCGCCAGCCACAATGAACTGTATCAGTCCCAGCCAAGGCCAGAGGTCGACAGCTATCGTCAACTTAAGCCAAGCCAGTGGCGTCCGGTTAAAGGGATCTTCTTTGAGGACAAGCCTGTGCTCGACTGGGTACTCGAGCCGCTATCGACCCAAGACAGAGAGCGATTCGTCTCGGCAGAGCCAGGGGAAAGAGATCAACACAGACGCACCCGGTATAAGTCGCTCGATTGCTCCATCATGGAGCTCGCAGACGATACCGCCTATGCCATTCACGATCTCGAAGATGCCATCGTCATGGGCATCGTCACCCAGGCCATGTGGCAGCAAGATGTGTCCAGCCTGCTAGCGGGCAGCGACGATGAATGGATTGCCAAGGAGTTTGCCACCATTGGCGATAAGCTGTTTGCGCTGGAAAATCACCTGCGCAAAGACGCCATAGGTACCCTGGTCAACGGTTTCGTCACCGCCATCTTGATCGATGAAAACCCCAATTTTATCGAGCCGCTACTCAGATATAACGCCCGCCTGGAGCCCCCCTTCGCCGAGGCGCTCCATGTACTTAAGCAGTTTGTCTATAAGCGGGTGATCCGCAAACCCGAGATCCAGATGCTGGAATATAAGGGCCAGCAGATAGTGATGGAGCTGTTCGAGGCCTTCGCCTCGGATCCCGAGCGTCTGTTACCGCTCAATACCCAGGAGCGCTGGCAACAGATGGCCCAGCAAGAAGGCAACTGCAACCGGGTGATCGCCGACTACATCTCGGGAATGACAGATGAGTTTGCCGCCCGCCTGCACCAACATCTGTTTAGTGCCAAGGCGGGATCCCTGATCGATCTGCAGTAA
- the yfbR gene encoding 5'-deoxynucleotidase produces MSHLFAHLARMKLIQRWPLMYNVRPENVQEHSLQVAMVAHALAIIANKKFNKQLSPERAATLAIFHDASEILTGDLPTPVKYFNKEIEAEYKKIEAIAERRLLEMVPEEFQEDYRDLLLSDQADEEYKQLVKSADTLCAYLKCLEEQTAGNHEFNTAKRRLTESLSKNPDPAVKYFIDTFIPSFELNLDEINRLL; encoded by the coding sequence ATGAGTCATTTGTTTGCCCACCTGGCCAGGATGAAGTTGATCCAACGCTGGCCACTCATGTACAACGTCCGCCCGGAAAACGTACAGGAACATTCACTACAGGTCGCCATGGTGGCCCACGCCTTAGCCATCATAGCCAACAAGAAATTCAACAAGCAGCTCAGCCCGGAGCGCGCCGCCACCCTGGCGATATTTCACGATGCCAGCGAGATCCTCACCGGCGATCTGCCCACCCCGGTCAAATATTTCAACAAGGAGATCGAGGCCGAGTACAAGAAGATAGAGGCGATTGCCGAGCGCAGGCTGCTGGAGATGGTGCCCGAAGAGTTTCAAGAAGATTACCGGGACCTTTTACTGAGCGATCAGGCCGACGAGGAGTACAAGCAACTGGTGAAATCTGCCGATACCCTGTGCGCCTACCTCAAATGCCTGGAGGAGCAGACGGCCGGCAACCACGAGTTCAATACCGCCAAGCGCCGCCTCACCGAATCCCTAAGCAAGAATCCAGATCCGGCGGTAAAATATTTTATCGATACCTTTATTCCCAGCTTCGAGCTAAATCTCGACGAGATCAATCGCCTGCTTTAG